Genomic DNA from Paenibacillus borealis:
TAAAGTGTTGCAAAATGACCTGCCATGGATTGTTTCTACTGTGAAGATCCCGGAATCTCATATTAAGAAGCTATCCCTAGGCTGGTTTGCAAATTTAAAAGGACACTCAGAAGTGGGACTCCCGGACGAGATTAAAGCAGCTGAGCTAGAATGGAAAATCTCTAATTTCGGGGAACTTCACGAATCTATCGATAAATACCAATGGCTCCCTGGTTTAGCAGCTCACAAGTTCTGCGAGGAATTGCGAACGATAGAATTGGGAAAAGGCCTCGTTGAGGAGATGCAGTTTCATCATGCGATTTTTAATAATCAACATGAATGTATTTCTACTCCGATCAGGAAATCATCGAAACATGATCCTTTCTCTTATGTTCTGAAAGTAGAACTGAAGAACCGTGGTGGGGATGCTGAGAGACCGCTTATTCTTGTGACTGTAGGTACAAGGCGTTATTTAAAGGAGGCACGGATTAATGAGAAGGGTTGTTATTTTAAGTCAGACCATGCTTGTTCCGTACTAGTGTCAGTTCGTAATCCTTATACAATACAAGAGAAGCGTTCTTTCTCACAGCTAAAGTTTGAACGTCGTGCCGGTAGTGATAAAGACAACTCTCCTTATTCAGTCTGGAAAACAGCCTTAGACGGCTTGTATTGGGATGTTCTATACGGTGAATCCTTCGAGTCAGATATGTTGCTTGCTAATCCCGTGTCCTTTTTGGATGGTAAAGGTGAAATTGCTGCTTATGTTGTCAATCATCATTCATTCAAGAGTAAAAATAACTTTGTGAAGTCAGGACTCGGGCTATCAGAAAAAAGTGGTTTGTTTAATGCATTTAAAGAAGTACTAGCTATGCATCACTTAACACCGTTGTTTCATATTCCTGATATCCCTCGTAAGCAGATGAATGATATTCGATTTCCTATTGTTGCACATAAAGCAGAAAAGCTAGTTATTGAGGTTTATAGCAGTGAAGCAATGTTTAATGCAATGAAAGAAATTTACACAACTGAGCAGAAATCATTAGAAAAGAAACCGGTGATTTTTAATCGCCAAATTTCAGAAAATATATACGGGCTTAATTGTGATCAAGATGTAGTGGTAGAATTCGTACACTGCAGTTCTGAAGAGATTGTAAGCGAACTGGAGGTTGGGTCATATAGTACGGATGCTGCTTTTAATAAGAGAGTTAATCAAATTAACAAGCTGCTTAAGGATAGGAACGTCTCGGGTGATAAACGGACATTGGCATTAGTGGAAATTGAACCTAAAGAAAACTGGAGCAAGAATGGGGACCCTAAACGAGCAATAAGAGAAGGAATGAAAAAGACAAGACGTCTTACGCAGTTCATACATCCACTGTCGGGTGAGGAGAAGGGGGATACTGCTAGAATCATTAATGCTTTGCTTGATTTGCTTAATGATGCAGGTTTCCTAAGCAGCAATATGACCAAGCTAGACTTAGAAGGTCCGATTTTCTCCTTCAATATTATAAAAGAGGTTAATAAATATTTACCTGTCGTATCAAAAATGGATGGAACAGAAATCATGCTTAAAATACTTGGAGTTGAGCCGTGGTTATCTTTAGCTGAGGCGCCTTTTTATCTGGAACAGGCTAAAATGTTGGAGAACCCCACCAAATGGAACCAAAGCAAGCAGGTTTTTGAGGAGTTTATGATAAGAGCTATTGAGAGTGAGCTTGATCAAAATGTAAAGCGGCTAACCGTAGTCCTAAACGCGACACTGAGAAATGGTTGGCTTCCTGCTCTTAGAAATACTGATCTTAAGTATGATAAGGTTCCATATCTGAGTGAGAGGTTAGCAAATGATACTCGGCTGAAATTTATTCGTATCAATACAACGAATGATGTACCACAATACCGCATAATCGAGAAGGATGCTGAAGATGATTTCAACAAAGCATCAGGAATTTTTAAAGATCCTTTTGGGATTTATTATGGAGTTGGTGGAAGACCATCTGCATGGTCTGGTGTGAGGAACGAGGATATTAAGTTCCTGTCACCTAGCAAGCTGCTGCTTCAGCAGAAAGCAGTCGAGTACATTCCTCTGGGAGAGCTGGATGAAAAGGAACGTGATGACCTGGCTAATTTAGTTGATCAGTTAAGAAGAGTAGGTCTAAATTATGATAAACATACAATCTATCCTTATGGTATGCGGATTACTAAGATTCTGTCGAAATATTTAACCGGGGAAGAGCAGGATTACGATCCGGAGTTTGATGAGGATGTGGAGGTAATGGAGGAGGCTGGGGAGATGGTATAGGCCTGTAATTGTTCAGGAGAGATATACAGCAAAGCGTGATCAAAAGACGACTATGATGTCGTCTTTTTTGTTAACAAGGACTTTAAATCCAATTTGTCGAATTAATTCTAATATGGAGATATTTTCAAATGAACATACGTTCGGTGACAGACATCGGTCTAATCAAAATGCTCTAATAAAAGTTGAATCAGTGATCTTTACGGAAAGGAAGTGCTACGTTGATTGCAGAAATCCATAACAAAATCTCAAAAACGGGCAGTAACTTGTCTGATCGGCTTGAGGACCAGTTGACGGGTGATTTTTTTGGTGCGATTCGTTACCTTCCGTTTGAAGCTGCACTGCAGCATGTGCTCACGGCAGTTCGCTTTGAAACCACAGATCAGGAATCGGATTGGAGAGAATCTTTGCAGTCGACCAAGGGATTTGATTATGAGATTGAGTTTTGGGTTCGCCTTGCAGAAGGGGAGATTGATTTGATTATTCATCTTCCCGATGCTGTTATTGGAATCGAAGTGAAATACTATAGTGGGCTCTCATCAGATGATGAAGAGACGGAAGAAGTGGTCTCGCCGGGAGAAAGTATTAACCAGCTAGCTCGTTACTCCCGGTTGCTGCAAGAGCTTAAACAAGGTAAACCCGCATATCTAATATTCTTAGCGCCATTAAACACCTTAATGCCGGTTCAGCGGGATATGAGAACGAGAACTATTATAGCGAAGAATATCAAATTAGGATTTCTGACTTGGCAAAATGTATTGGAACAATTGCAAAGTATTGGATTACAAGATTTGGGTAAGGGACAGCAAAGGATTATGCAGGATTTAATAGCTCATTTGCTGGGAAAAGGTTTTGAGCGGTTTAGAGGCTTCAGTTCAGTCAGTAAAGATAGTTTAATGAATGGGCAACCCTATACATTCCATAAGAAAACAATGTCACGATTAAATCTATTATGGCCGATACATCAGAAAGTTCAGGAAGGGAACTATGTCTATGTCAAATAATCTTGGTGTTAATATCAGTGTCGCTGTAAATGTGCTACGTCAAACCTACAAAAATTTAAATTTACTTTTCAGTGAGATGGATATGATTGCAGAAGAAATGGGCTTTGTTCCACTATCTACACGATTTTTGAGATGGAAGTCAGATAACTATGAAGACGGCTGGTTACTTAATAATTTTATCAAGATTTATCAGTTAGACGGAGCATCTGCGGGTAACGATAAGATCCTGTGTATGTAGTGGAAATCGAGCTGGTTGGAGAAGAAGGCCATCCCGAGATCAGTTTATCCAAATTTCAGTATGATCTTACCCGTTGGGAGCGGATGCCTGCTATTTCAGATCACTGGCTCTTTAACGATCCGTATCAGCTAGACAATCATTTTGAAATTGATTACGTAGATGGTTATTGGATAAGTAAAGTTAAAGAAAAATCATCGAAAAAATATTGGGGATTTAAACAAGCAGTGGGTAAAACCATGCCCCTTGTAACAATAAATGATGCCGAATCGATTAAAACAGGAATATTTCAACAGCTATTAGATTTACCTGAAGGGAGCTCATTATGATTAACTTATCTCATTACCAGCAAATATTCGATATCGAAAACACTGCTGAAAGATGCAAAAAGGTTAGCGAAACCATGGATCAGCTGTGGAAATCGAATTTGGAACAACTAGCTGGAGAATTGCTTGAGAAAGACTATAGAATTGCTACATACGGACAGACACTAATGACCACCTATTATGACTCACTAAATCCTAAATATGCTGAACAGAAGAAGGAAACGAATATAGGTAAGAAGTACTTTGCTCAAATTACCCGCAAAATAGCAGATAAAGAGATTGTTCTTCTGACCCTGGAGTTTAATGGAATTGAGCGGCAGATGTATGTATACACTGAATTAAGTTTTTATCAGGTTAATGCGTTGATAAAAAATGGCCAATTAAGCTTTAACTTAAGCAAACTGGATGACGATATCAAGACGTTCACTAGAACAAGTTCTTTCACGAGAAACGAGATTGAACGCTCAATGTTGGAGCAAGAACTTAGTGCAATGGTGGGGCCAAGAACCAGACCGTGGATTTTCTTTGGTCTAGCCATCCCAATGGAGGGAAGCTGTGCAATTGCTGACATTCTAAACATGTTGAAATATGTATGGGAACAGACAACTGCGCTACGGAATTATGCTCTGGAGGATAGAAAGCAAAGAGTTAGAGCAGCAAATGTTATGGATCTGATTGCTGAAGTTGCAACACCTTATCCTGTCACCTTGTTCGGACATTCATATCAGATCTATTATGGGGCAATTGAAACTGAAAAATCCGGTGACCGCAAACAAGGGTTTACTCTGAAAAGAGAGGGGCAGACGATTGTCCAGGGGACATTTTATTATGGCGAACATAATGAGAGAAGGGGGTTGAATAAGCCGGTACTTGCTGTAGATGTGGCGGGTAGCAATCATATTTACGCTAAAATCTCTGTCCTGCTTGGTGATAATCGTAAGGAATGGTGGCTTCAAAAGTCTTTTAAAATGATGAACCAAGACAATGAAGCTCTAAAGCTTCGTGCCTTTGATTTACTGAAACAGCATGGTATTCCGACACGCAACGACAATGAGTATTTAATGGGCACGTACATCAACATGGAGCAGCGATTTGAAGAAAATCTTGAAGTAATCAAGGGGAGATTTGCTTGTGCCGCCCTTTTGTTTGCTCATGTGAATGGTCGAGGGAATTTCAAATTTCCTGAACCACCGGTTCAAAATATAGCTGAAACAGATGATAATGCAATGATTGATGAAAATTCGGTTGAAATAATAGAATACAACAGCAACTTTGATTTTACAGTTATTTATGAGGCGATTCAGGATAGTTCTTTAACATTTGATAAAGATTTGATCAGGGACTTACATCTAAACCTGACAGCTCTAGATGATAAGCATTTTGTTATCCTAAGCGGTATCTCGGGAACCGGGAAGACTCAACTAGCTAAACTGTATGCAAATGCAGTATATGGTTTATCTTATGAAGCTGATAATCCGTATTTGTCTATTATTCCTGTACGACCGGATTGGACGGATGGAACAGCTTTGTTCGGATACTATAGTTCATTTGAGCGCCAGTATATAATGACTGATTTTTTAAAGGTACTGATGCATGCTCATAAGGAGCGGGAAAAGCCCCATTTTATTGTGTTAGATGAAATGAATCTCGCCCGTGTTGAGTATTATCTAAGTGACTATCTTAGCGGTGTGGAATCCCACAAAGATATTCCACTGCATAACCGAGCTGATCTTGATGAAATACCGACTAAGATTAGCATCCCGCCAAACGTATATCTTATTGGTACTATTAATGTGGATGAAACAACACACAGTATTTCGGACAAAGTACTTGATCGTGCATTTGTTATGACTTTAAGTGAGGTGGATCTGGAAACTTTCTGGAGTCGCATCGATGATGGCATTAGAGAGGGGCTTCAGAACGAATTCAACATTTTGAAGAGCTTGCATAGTTTACTAGCCCCTTATTATCTACACTTTGGTTATCGGACGATGAAGGAAATGATTCAGAAGTTGAGTCACCATCTTACCTTGGATATTGAGCATCAGATATCAAGAACAGATATGCTGGATCGGGTGATATCAGAAAAGGTACTTCCTAAACTCAAGGGTGATGATCGGATCGGAGAACTGCTCGGGGAACTGAAAGAAGATTTCACCAGACATTTAGGTGAAGGTTCAACAAGTCTAGGACACATTATTCGAATGGAGAAGGAGCTTCTTAGATATGGAGCAACGCAATTCTGGCGGTAATTTCTGGTTGCGATTAGCCGATGAAGAGTGGAACGTACTAGAGGAGGCCTACTTGACAGAGGCCTCTACCTACGAGTGGAAGTACGTAATGGATGGTAATGAACAGCCTCCATTAATCCACTTTTGTGACATGCTACATCTTCCACATCGTTTGGAGGAAGGGGAAGCTTTTGGTCAGCTGACCACTCCTTTTTTCAGCGGCCAGGTTTATTTTGATATAAATGGGATGAAACTTGGCTCATACATTTATCCGGATGCTCGCAAAATGACAGAGGAACAATACGACCTTATGTTAAATGATATTTTGCAAGAAGCTTCACTTTGTTTCGAATATTCGAATATTGAGACGGAAATTACTGCGGACCAGCATTCACTTGAGCTTTCTTTAGCACAATGGAGCTATATTGAAGCCTCATTTTCTTCACTCAGAACTGTAGTACGGCAAATCATTGAGCATCCAATTCGAGTACTTCAAGCACATGAACAACAAATGCGGCGGGAACAAGTCAAAATGGTGGATAGTAAAACACTGGTCTGGATCGAACGAAACAGTGGTCGCAGCACAACTGGAAATATTCCTACTACAGTGAAATCTTCTGTTCGTGAAGATAGTTATAACACTTATGAGAACAGACTATTAAAGCGAAGACTCTTAGATCTAAGACACCTGTTGAAAATGTACGGAAAATCCGGTCGGGGAAACTATAAGATCAGGGCAGAAGCCTACGCAGACAAAGTTGGTCATTGGCTAAGGGATTCTTTTTTTAGGAAAGTTACTCCTTATCAAGGGGTCATAAAAATATCTCAAGTATTTCGAAAGCATCCTGTATACCGGCAGTGCTATCAATGGTTTGACCGTCTGTATAAGCATGGAAATGAACAAATTGGGATGAGTTACAACTATCCTCTTCGGGAGACGTTCGCGCTATATGAAATTTGGTGCTACATGCAGCTTGTGAAAATTTTTCGGGAAAAGAAGCTTTTGAAGGAAACTAGTGGGCTATTCCGAACAACACGGGAAGGACTCTTTCTTCATTTTGCAGAGAATAACGAAAGTATTGTGGAATTGAAAAATGGCATGCGGTTATCTTATCAGCGAGTGTTTAAACACAATGGCAAGGATTTTTACACTTTTACTCAAGATATGAAGCCCGATATTGTAATTGAAGCAGGAGAGTTTCTGTATATTCTCGATCCAAAGTATCGGATTGCTAATAACTTGGGAACAGCACTTGGAGAAATGCATAAGTATAAGGACGGCATCTTATTAATTCGAAATGATAGAAAGGCAGTTCAGAATGTATTTATTTTGACACCAGTTCAGAGTGATGAAATACGTTATTTCAAAGCCGACTTTCATGAAAGGTATAGTATGGGAGCTATTGCGCTCATGCCAGGTAAAGACTCGCCCTCCCTGGAGAAGTGGGTGGATAAACTAGTACACGGGGGAGATCTTATATAGGTAAAGGTTGGAACCTAGTAAGGAAAGATATAGGGAGGTTAAACAAATGGAAATCACTCTAGATATGAGTAAAGGTGCATTAGATACAGCAAAAAAAGTATATCGGGGAGAACTAACAAGAACTGAAGGGAAAATTGAAATTAATAGGCGTACGGGTATGAATGAAGGCTCGGCACAAGATTTTATTACTATTTTTTTGGCTATGATGAGTGGGAAAGTATATAAGCGAGCTTTTAACAATGCCACTAATAAATTTTTGCTTGAAAGTATCAGACAAGAATTTGGGGATGAATCCTATAGAAAGGCGTTAAAAGCAGTCCAGCAACACATAGATTATTACTCTACTTTAGGTAAAGGGAAATTAACAGGATTACAACGGATTATAGATCAAATGAAGAGGCTCTAGGAACGGAAATAACTAATTAGCAGTTAATGTGGGATTGCCCTCTCTTTAGTGAGAGGGTATTATTTTGTCTTTACAAGGGAATGTGAGTTGGATCGAGCATTGGGTTTCGACCATCTTTCACTCATCATCCCTCAACAGCTCCCCAACAGAAACCTCCAGCGCTTTCGCAATAGCCACCACCTCGTAATCCTGCACAAGCCTATATTGACCCTCCAAGCGAGACAAACTTGTCGGGCTAATGTCCAAACCGAAGGTTTGCAGCCTGGCAAGGAAATCCTTTTGCTTCATTCGTTTGGCTTTTCGAATAGCTACGACTCGGGTCCCGATGATGTTCTTATCACCTGGGGGTTCTTTGCGATGTCTCATTTCCGTGTCACCTCACAATTTAACCAAATTGTATGCGAGGTAAGTGTTGTTTTAATGCGGATATCGAATTAAAATAAAATAAACCGATAAACGCATTAAAATCTCTGTACATCGTCTACAGATATAGCTTTCCCAGGAAGGAGAGGGTGCGATGCAACATCTCATGCATAATTATGAGGAGGAGAAGCGCAAGTTGAATGAACTCGGAAATAAATCATTGGAGCAGGGGATTCCACTAAGCAGTAATGAAGCGGTCCAGGCCCAGAGTCGTAAGGTGGACGAACTCATTAACCAGATGTATCAAGAAAAAAGTAGACATACAGCTCCACTTAATTTGAAATTCTGTCTTGGAGGAGATGTGGTGAGCTTTCCGGCATGGTTTATAAAGACGATTCAAAGTCGATTGAATGAGGTCACCGCACAGATCGAACATCAGTCCGAGCCTAGACATCCTTTTGAGGAAGAGAGCAAAGCTTTTCAGGCATTATTTGAGTCTATGGATATTGCTCACAGGCCAGAGTTTGAGTGCTGGGAGGACAAGCTTCAATTGAAGCAAGCCGTTATTTATGAACGTTTATATCTACAAGGGCTTAAGGATGGTATGCAGCTTGTAAATGCATCTACTGCCCCTCCAGTTCTCTCGGACTAAAATATACTCTGGGGAATATGCTGTTAAAAGTAAATTAGTATCAGAATGAAGAGTGATAATTGCATACGTTATTATTGGGCTGTCCATGTGACAGTCTTTTTCTTGTTGGAAGGGAATCCTTCCCATATTGTCGAATTACCATACATATTGTAAATCCAGATGATACGAGGTTTTGCTATGTTTAAAGCACTGTTGTCGCTCTTCAAAAAGTCTGATGCAAAGCCGCCACAGGCCGTGCAGAAAATACATACCTCAAAGCCAAAGCCAAAAGTGGCCTCCACACGAATTGGAGAGTTAGGCGAGCATAAAATCAATATCCAACTTGATCAACTACCTAAGGAGTGTAAATCGTTAAGCGATCTATTACTCCCTAATCCGAAGTCTCGAACAGGCTACGCTCAGATTGATCATGTTGTTATTTCTCCGTATTGCTTATTTGTCATTGAGACGAAAAACTACAATGGGGAAATTAAGGGTGGGCGGACGGATCAGCAATGGTCAGTAAGTAATCGTTACAAGATGTATAATCCGCTGAAGCAGAACTACGGGCATATCAAGGCTATCGAGAGTCTGATAAAGGGTGTAGCGGCAGTAAAGTTTGTCTCCATGATCTCATTCACAATGAGATGTCGGTTCAGTATTGATCCCGAGCTTAGGAAGATCCATTCGGACGAACTGGTTGTCTATGATGTGGAACTAAGTGAGTATATCTCTAGGAAGTTGATCAGTTTGAGGACGGGAACCCCTCAACCTCCTATTTCTGCTGCGCAGGTCCAAACGATATACGATCATTTGATTAAGGCTAATATCACCGATCCACAGATTCGTAAGCTTCATGTACAGAAAATAAAGGGGACCAAAGCGCAGCGTTAATAAATACCTATCATTGGAATAAGGGAGTTAACATACATGATCAAACAACTACGAAGCTGGTGGAAAGATACAGAGATATCTAACCTAATCGGCCGCAAAAAAGTGGATTTTTCCATCTTTCGTGATGGCACTCATATTCCAGTTGAATTTCGTCCGGATTTCCTGGAAGCTAATCAAGGTCAACAGCCTAACCTGGGTGAAGGAATTAAGGTTAAGCTCATTCACGAAGATCGAGGCTATGAAGCCACACTATTTAAAATTGATCAAGCATCCGCTAGTCGGGAAGCTCTTCAAATTCTCTATAACGGAAATCAAACATTGAAGGAGTTGTTAATTGAAGCCTTCAAGCATTCCTATTCCTACATTATGCAAGAGAGAACGAATCAACTAGCAGATGATGCGAAGAGAC
This window encodes:
- a CDS encoding pPIWI_RE module domain-containing protein, which gives rise to MNRMELFALEVNEEVFYHEMIYVMRMPESWRNFFLTEKTNQNYKLSNQIKPLGQKLKSIFPEIVCVELNSKVLQNDLPWIVSTVKIPESHIKKLSLGWFANLKGHSEVGLPDEIKAAELEWKISNFGELHESIDKYQWLPGLAAHKFCEELRTIELGKGLVEEMQFHHAIFNNQHECISTPIRKSSKHDPFSYVLKVELKNRGGDAERPLILVTVGTRRYLKEARINEKGCYFKSDHACSVLVSVRNPYTIQEKRSFSQLKFERRAGSDKDNSPYSVWKTALDGLYWDVLYGESFESDMLLANPVSFLDGKGEIAAYVVNHHSFKSKNNFVKSGLGLSEKSGLFNAFKEVLAMHHLTPLFHIPDIPRKQMNDIRFPIVAHKAEKLVIEVYSSEAMFNAMKEIYTTEQKSLEKKPVIFNRQISENIYGLNCDQDVVVEFVHCSSEEIVSELEVGSYSTDAAFNKRVNQINKLLKDRNVSGDKRTLALVEIEPKENWSKNGDPKRAIREGMKKTRRLTQFIHPLSGEEKGDTARIINALLDLLNDAGFLSSNMTKLDLEGPIFSFNIIKEVNKYLPVVSKMDGTEIMLKILGVEPWLSLAEAPFYLEQAKMLENPTKWNQSKQVFEEFMIRAIESELDQNVKRLTVVLNATLRNGWLPALRNTDLKYDKVPYLSERLANDTRLKFIRINTTNDVPQYRIIEKDAEDDFNKASGIFKDPFGIYYGVGGRPSAWSGVRNEDIKFLSPSKLLLQQKAVEYIPLGELDEKERDDLANLVDQLRRVGLNYDKHTIYPYGMRITKILSKYLTGEEQDYDPEFDEDVEVMEEAGEMV
- a CDS encoding helix-turn-helix domain-containing protein; the encoded protein is MRHRKEPPGDKNIIGTRVVAIRKAKRMKQKDFLARLQTFGLDISPTSLSRLEGQYRLVQDYEVVAIAKALEVSVGELLRDDE
- a CDS encoding McrB family protein, producing MINLSHYQQIFDIENTAERCKKVSETMDQLWKSNLEQLAGELLEKDYRIATYGQTLMTTYYDSLNPKYAEQKKETNIGKKYFAQITRKIADKEIVLLTLEFNGIERQMYVYTELSFYQVNALIKNGQLSFNLSKLDDDIKTFTRTSSFTRNEIERSMLEQELSAMVGPRTRPWIFFGLAIPMEGSCAIADILNMLKYVWEQTTALRNYALEDRKQRVRAANVMDLIAEVATPYPVTLFGHSYQIYYGAIETEKSGDRKQGFTLKREGQTIVQGTFYYGEHNERRGLNKPVLAVDVAGSNHIYAKISVLLGDNRKEWWLQKSFKMMNQDNEALKLRAFDLLKQHGIPTRNDNEYLMGTYINMEQRFEENLEVIKGRFACAALLFAHVNGRGNFKFPEPPVQNIAETDDNAMIDENSVEIIEYNSNFDFTVIYEAIQDSSLTFDKDLIRDLHLNLTALDDKHFVILSGISGTGKTQLAKLYANAVYGLSYEADNPYLSIIPVRPDWTDGTALFGYYSSFERQYIMTDFLKVLMHAHKEREKPHFIVLDEMNLARVEYYLSDYLSGVESHKDIPLHNRADLDEIPTKISIPPNVYLIGTINVDETTHSISDKVLDRAFVMTLSEVDLETFWSRIDDGIREGLQNEFNILKSLHSLLAPYYLHFGYRTMKEMIQKLSHHLTLDIEHQISRTDMLDRVISEKVLPKLKGDDRIGELLGELKEDFTRHLGEGSTSLGHIIRMEKELLRYGATQFWR
- a CDS encoding aspartyl-phosphate phosphatase Spo0E family protein, whose protein sequence is MQHLMHNYEEEKRKLNELGNKSLEQGIPLSSNEAVQAQSRKVDELINQMYQEKSRHTAPLNLKFCLGGDVVSFPAWFIKTIQSRLNEVTAQIEHQSEPRHPFEEESKAFQALFESMDIAHRPEFECWEDKLQLKQAVIYERLYLQGLKDGMQLVNASTAPPVLSD
- a CDS encoding nuclease-related domain-containing protein, giving the protein MFKALLSLFKKSDAKPPQAVQKIHTSKPKPKVASTRIGELGEHKINIQLDQLPKECKSLSDLLLPNPKSRTGYAQIDHVVISPYCLFVIETKNYNGEIKGGRTDQQWSVSNRYKMYNPLKQNYGHIKAIESLIKGVAAVKFVSMISFTMRCRFSIDPELRKIHSDELVVYDVELSEYISRKLISLRTGTPQPPISAAQVQTIYDHLIKANITDPQIRKLHVQKIKGTKAQR
- a CDS encoding DUF2357 domain-containing protein, with protein sequence MEQRNSGGNFWLRLADEEWNVLEEAYLTEASTYEWKYVMDGNEQPPLIHFCDMLHLPHRLEEGEAFGQLTTPFFSGQVYFDINGMKLGSYIYPDARKMTEEQYDLMLNDILQEASLCFEYSNIETEITADQHSLELSLAQWSYIEASFSSLRTVVRQIIEHPIRVLQAHEQQMRREQVKMVDSKTLVWIERNSGRSTTGNIPTTVKSSVREDSYNTYENRLLKRRLLDLRHLLKMYGKSGRGNYKIRAEAYADKVGHWLRDSFFRKVTPYQGVIKISQVFRKHPVYRQCYQWFDRLYKHGNEQIGMSYNYPLRETFALYEIWCYMQLVKIFREKKLLKETSGLFRTTREGLFLHFAENNESIVELKNGMRLSYQRVFKHNGKDFYTFTQDMKPDIVIEAGEFLYILDPKYRIANNLGTALGEMHKYKDGILLIRNDRKAVQNVFILTPVQSDEIRYFKADFHERYSMGAIALMPGKDSPSLEKWVDKLVHGGDLI
- a CDS encoding NERD domain-containing protein, encoding MIAEIHNKISKTGSNLSDRLEDQLTGDFFGAIRYLPFEAALQHVLTAVRFETTDQESDWRESLQSTKGFDYEIEFWVRLAEGEIDLIIHLPDAVIGIEVKYYSGLSSDDEETEEVVSPGESINQLARYSRLLQELKQGKPAYLIFLAPLNTLMPVQRDMRTRTIIAKNIKLGFLTWQNVLEQLQSIGLQDLGKGQQRIMQDLIAHLLGKGFERFRGFSSVSKDSLMNGQPYTFHKKTMSRLNLLWPIHQKVQEGNYVYVK